From Etheostoma cragini isolate CJK2018 chromosome 3, CSU_Ecrag_1.0, whole genome shotgun sequence:
ACTATTCATCCTGAtcaagttcccttggcctttagaataaaaattgataaaaaatgatATGCTAGTTTAAGACTGCTTGTTAAAGAAGTGCACAGCTTAGTGTTTATAAAGAACCAGACCTAAAAGCATGATCATGTGATAACACTTTGAAAGTCACTTTGACTGAAGAAACAAAGAGTTGTGTAGTTTATGTCTAGGTTGATCCCAGCTCCATATGTCTGAGcaataagaaaacatttcaatCACTTCTTAGTGAAGTATGTTAGCTCGAGAAACACTGGGTCAGCTCATTTCATCTTCACTGAGTAAAAATCAATCTCAATTACAAATACACTGAATGTAAAGACATTAAAAGGCATGCCCCTTGTGTATGGGGTATGGGGATGTATGGGGATGTACTGAAAAGGTTGTCTTTCTCCATTGTTGCTTAAGGTTACTTCAAAATGAACAACCTGTTTGTCCATGTTAAGTCTTTTCAACAGAGTTCTACAAATATAATTTAGcattacaatatttaaactTGTAATCTACAAAACTGTTTCCTGGTACTCAACAATCATTAACAGTTTGGACTGTGTGATGTGAGCCACTGCTGTTTCATCACCTTGAAGTCATCTCTGCTCCCTTGTGGACCATCACAGTACTGCAGGGGCTTATATGTGCTAcattgtgtaattgtttttcttctgaatTATTATCAAAGATAATtagacaaaaccaaaacatgccAGGTCTTAAACTTTCTGAAGTTCTGAGCCGTTTCTGGTATATCATGGAGAAGCCAATGGAAGAGATAAACCACTATAGCCAGAGGAaccataaacacaaaataagcaGGAGTCCTTTTTACCCCTATTGCCCTGAGCCAACCAGGTGACAGCAAACCATATTTACCATAACAAACAACCTGTCCAGCATACAAACTGCGTCAGATGAGAACATCCTCACAGCCTTGGAATCATCTCTGCCTCCGATTTTGAGAAGTTGTACTGAACCACCAGAATTTGTAGTCAGGCTAAACAAATTTTGAATTTGGATACAGCTGAACTCTTGTAGACTGCACAATGGTTCAAGGTGTATCAGAGATAGCGGCAATGTGTGTCGGCCTGATTGGGCTGATCGGCGCGGCGGCTACTACAGGGATGCCCATGTGGAAGGTGACTGCTTTCATTGGGGAAAACATAATTGTGATGGAAACCCGCTGGGAAGGTTTGTGGATGAACTGCTACAGACAAGCCAACATCAGGATGCAGTGTAAGGTGTACGACTCTCTGCTGTACCTGCCCTCGGAGCTACCGGCAGCCAGGGGTCTGATGTGCTGTTCTCTAGCCTTGTCAGCTGTGGGGCTCCTTGTGGCTCTGGCAGGAATGCGGTGTACATCCTGTATACAGGACAACGATTGGGCTAAGACCACCATTCTGATGGTTGCAGGTGGTATGCAGCTCATAGCCTGCATCTGTGTCTTTATCCCCGTCTCATGGACAGGTCATGTTATAATCAGGGATTTTTACAATCCTTTGCTAATTGATGCCCAGAGAAGGGAGCTGGGAGAGGCTCTCTACATCGGTTGGGTGACAGGGGGCTTCCTTTTTGCCTCAGCCGTGTTGTTCCTCTGCCGCCGTATTCCCTCAGTGAAAGACTCATTCGACATGTACCGGCAAGCCAAATTGCTTGGTTATCAGCCAGCACCCAGCAAGACAACTCTAATGAGTTATCATCCCATCTCACGTGTTTCCAGCCTTCATTCTACTGCATACCATCCTTCTCTGCAACAACTTACGACGCCACTTCAAAACGTTCCTCAAGTAATGACAAATGACGGAGCACAAATCAACCATCCGGTTGTCTATAACCCCTGTCTGCCTGAAAATTCATCATCTTATGTGGGTAGCACGGCTTACCATTACACCACGCAGAGTTCTGATCATTTTGGGAGCCTGTATACGCCCGGCAACTCCGTGTACCTAAGGCAAAACACCACACCCTATTCACCAACTTATTTAGGCAATCCTACTGCGTCCGACAAGTCCAGTTTGGACCTGGTTCCACACACTCCTGTTTTCATAGGCTATGAAGAATCAAGGATACAACCCAAGTCAAAGAGTAGGAGCAGTGCTGGTGTATACATATAAACtaaaatcatgtgttttttttagctggTTAAAGTTAAAGACACAAAGCAGTATGCTTAGGTAGTATATCATCACAAGCTCATTTTAACTGCTGTACATGTACCAGAATATTAGGTTTTCTCTGCTTATATGACGATTAGTGTGTTCcattaaaaaatcattgtaATTTGAATTTTGCAAAAGACTATATATGGGTTGTTTGATTTGCATATTAGTAAAAGTCTATTATTTCTagtttattatgttattaaatatttttgataatCACTGTACGAGTTTcaatgctttttgtcttttaatgtcttACTAATTAAATAACACTTATTGTAAAAGCACTGATCATAAAATGGACATTTTGAGTGACACATGCTTACTATTTGGCAGGTGCAGTTTTGTAAGATGCAGCAGTTAATTCAGCAACTTTGGTTTTGTGTTGAATTTTAATGTTTCCCTGAGGAGCATCAGTTTTCCAAATGATATTTTAGTCTCTATGATTGATATGCAACCTGCTTCCCTGCGTATTGCCCATGTTTTGTGCTAGGGTGGGTCATATGTGTTGCAGTATAATTACCTAGTACAtgattggatagtccttcaacccaTCGGAAACAGTGATCCGAGTGACGTAGCAGCACCAGCGGCATCAACGATTGCTGCGCATCGGTGGCGTTTGGTGATCGCTacgttgaatgtaaacaagaagctgattGGTTGCTTATTTATCGTCATTGTGTCAAACCCACCAATAGTGCGCCaggtttgtgattggttcctgcaaatTGCGAACTGAAACAGgagaaataattaattaaatcgAATCACcagcagagtgggcggggcttacccagCCTACTAACTAGCATCAAGAgatcaaatattttacaaatgctaagaaaatgaataaatgtcaCTAAATAACTAGTGGTGAGGGTGGGGTTTTAAAGTCTATTCTTGGTGTGACAATGTTACTGAAATCACAATCTATTACTGTCAAACTAACAAATATAATGTAAAGAAAGTGAGACTACCTGAATGGGactccacagacacacagatgctTAGAAGGCAATCATATGCTGGCAGTTCTGCTCACTGAGCCTGACCCAGTCCTCGACACTGGCATTAGTCACCACTAGGTGGCACCAGAGAACCTAATGTGTCCTTAAGTGCAAACCTCATAACTCACAGTGCAGGCGGCACTGCTTCCACTGCTGTTCATTAGCTGAAGTAACAAAACTTTAAGGTACAGTTAATCTTCAAGGGAGTGCCACAGACCAGTTTGAAGATTAGATTTGCGTTTCCATCAGGACTGGAGCAAAGATTTAATCATTCCTCGGTGTACCAAAGCAAAGACGTTGTCGAGGTCGAATGCTGCCAGATTTGAAGTTAATCTTCAGGACGTATCCATGTTTGTGGATTAGCGGCTTGGCTGTGCCCTCAATTGAACGCCTGCACAGGACAGACACTCAGCTGTGTCAAGTCAGCCAAAGACAGCGAGAGTGAGACTGGAAGCAAGGACGgcttgatttcaaaataaaatcatttgcaTATTCAAATAATGGTAAATTGGGCACCAgcaacatgcacaaaaaagtaacgaaatattttaatatctaAATATTTATATAGATTATTTACATGACTAAAGCCTTTGGGGATTAGGTAAGTAAAATCAAAAGCCACACACATGTAGAGATAGATAATGTAAgattgatcatttaaaaaaatcaaatatacaTACAGCTAATTGTACTTGTGTTGGATGcttggtattttattttgataaaaacaaatttaatggCTTCAATATATGTGATTTTCTTTATGTTCGCACTTGGTTAACAATTCAGCTTTTGTGTTGAAAATCCTAATCAGCAACGCCAACTTCTATTCATGCAACCTTGACAGGAGGAGCCCCGCTCACagtccccctcctcctcctcagttGCTGCCTACAACTCAAGTGTGCACTAGAAACAGCCCATGGTGAGAGGGAAGTGTGGATAGTGACTATGGGAAGCTCACCCTCCCTGGCACCTGAAGGACCTTAGAACGACAAAACTGGAGTTCTTCTGATCAGTGACAGCTGCAGGTGgagtgtgtgttcttgttttgtttttttttctcattacaatGTGTGAGTGATGGACGTGGGTCGGATaccagtttatttttgttacgGATGCAAGGATTGGCAAGTAATCAGCATGAATTACCGAGGACAGAAAAACTGATATCAATGTTAAATTGGACTCTGGAGAGCGGACCATGGCGAAAAGGAAGGGACTGTTCTTTGCATTGCTGTACTTTATAGCAGAGTTTTGTCTGACTTCGCAGCAAGTCCTGAGAATTGGTAAGTGGTAAAATTGTCAGATTTTTGATGTTGTTCCTATTTGTCAATATACCAATATAATAGACACCATACACTCATCAGCTTTTGAGACAATGTGTTAAGATGATGTACAGACCTGGGTTAAAGGTCATTTCCCTTTGGGATTATAACCACCTCTCTTTTTAGTATGTAGTAACAACAAATTGGCTTTTTGTGGCATCACCATTAACATGATATTTTCTTATCATCACACAGTGCCTATAAAGCATGCAGAATTCCATCTTTCTAAAAGATGACCAATTAAACATTGTATTAAAAACAACCCTGATAATACATGCAGAGAACATACATGTGGATGTCATGCAAAGACATCCATGGATAGACATAGTGCAGCTCAGATGCTATAGCTAAGGTAATTGGAGCTCCTGGCACTATCAACCAAAACTACCCATAAGGAGTCCCAGTGTGTCAGGGTTCAGTTTTATCCGTTCCTGTGTCACTCTAACAGACCTGGTTACTGAATCATATTATCAGTATCCTACAACAAGCCTCCAGACAGCTGCATGTTATTCAAAGGTGAGTTTATATTCACTTTCAATCCAAAGATACGTTTATGCTGCAGAGACTTTCCATTTAGTTTTGATGTTTGTACAGCATCCTTATAAGTTTCACTGTTGGATTATTTTGTTCATACGCGAAGTACACTGAGGACAGAACTGCTGGGTTCTTCCCATAAAACAACTGTATTGGTTTTCATCAAAATCATATTAATCCACTTTGGTTGGCTAATGCCAGAGTCTCTGTTCCTCCATGTCGACAGCGCAGGTCAGAGGCAGATGACTGATTGAGTTGGCCTGCTGCATCTGAAAGCATGTACTGCTGCCATGATGGGGTTTTTGGGACTGAGAAATGTGAAGTGGATGCAGAGCAAGAGAGGAAGAGTACAGAGTGGACTGTCTCAGAGAAACGGAGGCTTCTCCGCGCCCTAAAAAAGTCCAGAGTTATTTAGACTTGGTGCATATGTATGCAGATGGCCAATGACATCAGTGAATGGGGAGCTGAGAGAACTGGTCCAtaatctttattgtgactgttacaATCGGGTCTGGCTGAGGTTTCTTCCTTAAAGGAGTTCTTCTTCACCGCTGTACACTAAATGTTGTAAAAACTAACTACTACATTATCTATCTTTAAggtatcttgagataactcttgttacgAATTGAAACTAAAAATGGAATGCAAAGTTTTCTGATAAGCCTTGGAGAGTTTCACTTGGAATTAGACAAACAGAGCTCTCGCTCCGACTCTTCCCCTTTTATTTCTGAAGTAACTTTGTATCAATTAGACAGCAACAAATTATCCACTTTTCCTCTCATGGGTTAGAAGATTGCATcagaaaaatgactttttaatttagGCTTCAGGCTCAGTTCATTTCCAAGTGCAACCTTTTCTAATTTTCCTCTACTTCCACAGACTTAACAT
This genomic window contains:
- the LOC117942479 gene encoding claudin-8-like yields the protein MVQGVSEIAAMCVGLIGLIGAAATTGMPMWKVTAFIGENIIVMETRWEGLWMNCYRQANIRMQCKVYDSLLYLPSELPAARGLMCCSLALSAVGLLVALAGMRCTSCIQDNDWAKTTILMVAGGMQLIACICVFIPVSWTGHVIIRDFYNPLLIDAQRRELGEALYIGWVTGGFLFASAVLFLCRRIPSVKDSFDMYRQAKLLGYQPAPSKTTLMSYHPISRVSSLHSTAYHPSLQQLTTPLQNVPQVMTNDGAQINHPVVYNPCLPENSSSYVGSTAYHYTTQSSDHFGSLYTPGNSVYLRQNTTPYSPTYLGNPTASDKSSLDLVPHTPVFIGYEESRIQPKSKSRSSAGVYI